One window of Mangrovibacterium diazotrophicum genomic DNA carries:
- a CDS encoding aminotransferase-like domain-containing protein: MENQFPEEKFSEQYRNIPVSFVRSILNAIGQQKMISFAGGLPNPSLFPVDELAESTRAVMADAGRNILQYAGSLGYYPLREWIASRYSAKYGMKITPEMVVITNGSQQAIDILSKLFINPGDGVILEKPSYLGAIQSMSAYLPNFKEVDLLEDGADLAQVEDLFLNDEIKLMYAVTNAQNPSGISYSDEKRQDLALLLRRYNQFLLEDDPYNEICFGEEFPAPVKKYAPDHVAWTGSFSKMVAPGLRNGWVILPPALVPHFDKAKQAADLHSNNLTQYVLHHYLTHNDLDEHLSRTRTKYEEQAACMVDMLNRYLPDDVKVTQPTGGMFIWLTLPDGLRADELIKSTMERGVIFVPGNSFYTKGQGSNHIRLNFTNADPDEIEKGVQIIAEEMKKVLCAV, encoded by the coding sequence CCGGAGGATTGCCAAATCCGTCTTTGTTCCCGGTCGACGAATTGGCCGAGAGTACAAGGGCAGTAATGGCCGACGCTGGCCGTAATATTCTGCAATATGCCGGTTCGTTGGGGTATTACCCACTGCGCGAGTGGATTGCCAGTCGCTACAGTGCCAAGTATGGCATGAAGATTACACCGGAGATGGTTGTTATTACGAATGGTTCACAGCAGGCAATTGACATTTTGTCGAAGCTGTTTATCAATCCCGGAGATGGCGTGATTTTAGAAAAACCTAGCTATTTGGGAGCTATCCAATCGATGTCGGCTTATCTGCCCAATTTTAAGGAAGTAGACTTGCTGGAAGACGGTGCTGATTTGGCGCAGGTCGAAGACTTGTTTCTGAACGATGAAATCAAATTAATGTACGCGGTTACCAATGCCCAAAATCCATCGGGAATCAGTTATTCAGATGAAAAAAGACAGGATTTGGCGTTATTGTTACGTCGCTACAACCAGTTTTTGCTGGAAGACGATCCTTACAATGAAATTTGTTTTGGCGAGGAATTCCCTGCGCCGGTAAAAAAATATGCGCCGGATCATGTAGCCTGGACTGGCTCGTTCTCGAAAATGGTCGCTCCTGGACTGCGCAATGGTTGGGTGATTCTGCCGCCGGCTTTGGTACCGCATTTCGATAAAGCGAAACAGGCAGCTGATTTGCACTCGAATAACCTGACTCAATACGTTTTGCACCACTACTTGACGCACAACGATCTGGATGAACATTTAAGCCGGACTAGAACAAAATATGAGGAACAGGCAGCCTGTATGGTTGATATGTTGAATCGCTATTTGCCGGATGACGTAAAGGTGACCCAGCCAACTGGTGGCATGTTTATCTGGCTGACGCTGCCGGATGGTTTACGTGCTGACGAGCTGATTAAATCGACCATGGAACGCGGCGTGATTTTCGTTCCCGGGAATTCGTTCTACACCAAAGGGCAGGGCAGCAATCATATTCGTTTGAACTTTACAAACGCAGATCCGGACGAAATTGAAAAAGGCGTGCAGATTATTGCCGAAGAAATGAAGAAAGTTCTTTGCGCGGTTTAG